One genomic window of Amphiura filiformis chromosome 3, Afil_fr2py, whole genome shotgun sequence includes the following:
- the LOC140148272 gene encoding uncharacterized protein, giving the protein MIMDKKKTVKQKDEVSVEKVSLPTEKNTASTAVGRLSRPKDFRSSSLGEAERTDSVNKLASGAEATVSTKVPVSLPTGPIISINDSLNALALGRTMSMDGQGQGDAAAAGPPPQPPLSPDSFISSTCSVDIDSPTTSGPDPESESDIIHSLGGSGASSPTSSATSSGMSIGPEYAHSYPQPSVRPKDHRNATWPEGLTSSSVGAGSKQRSTGSVGSLPFDGTVTRDGEMVSYVADDLLEKIRRSASPRVRGASSPSTTSQSSSRSSFASSAIPPIDPTALADLEKHSKRVADSLDLMMGHLNSTLHNMSAISVGHIQTYRDAVDKAGLTVDQSVKAMYALIAKCEELSRTMVPVEDLAKQIKSIKKQLDEFEAVCK; this is encoded by the exons ATGATCATGGATAAGAAGAAAACTGTAAAACAAAAAGATGAAGTTTCTGTTGAAAAAGTAAGCTTACCAACGGAGAAGAATACGGCATCAACAGCTGTTGGTAGATTGAGCAGACCCAAAGACTTTCGTTCAAGCAGTCTTGGTGAAGCAGAAAGAACCGACTCTGTTAACAAATTAGCTTCTGGTGCTGAGGCTACAGTTTCTACTAAGGTACCTGTAAGCTTACCAACAGGTCCTATTATTAGCATAAACGATTCATTGAATGCGTTAGCACTCGGTAGGACAATGTCAATGGACGGACAAGGTCAAGGGGATGCTGCTGCTGCGGGTCCCCCTCCACAGCCACCTCTGTCTCCAGATTCTTTTATAAGCAGTACTTGTAGTGTAGACATAGACTCGCCTACCACATCAGGCCCCGATCCGGAATCGGAATCTGACATTATTCATAGTCTAGGAGGGTCGGGAGCAAGTAGTCCCACTTCTAGTGCAACTTCTAGTGGGATGAGTATAGGGCCTGAGTATGCTCACAGCTATCCACAGCCTTCAGTACGGCCCAAAGACCATAGAAATGCAACATGGCCAGAGGGGTTAACTTCTTCATCTGTAGGTGCTGGATCAAAACAAAGATCAACTGGCTCAGTGGGGTCATTGCCATTTGACGGAACTGTGACAAGAGATGGGGAAATGGTTTCTTACGTTGCCGATGATTTATTGGAAAAGATACGTAGGAGTGCTAGTCCTCGAGTAAGGG GTGCCAGTAGTCCTTCAACCACAAGTCAATCTTCCTCGCGTAGTTCATTTGCTTCCAGTGCAATACCACCAATTGATCCCACAGCCTTGGCTGATTTAGAGAAACATTCCAAACGGGTAGCTGATAGCCTTGATCTCATGATGGGACATCTCAATAGCACACTACATAAT ATGTCTGCCATTAGTGTTGGCCACATCCAAACGTACAGGGACGCAGTAGATAAAGCTGGACTAACAGTAGACCAAAGTGTAAAA gcTATGTATGCTCTCATTGCCAAATGTGAGGAACTCAGTAGGACCATGGTGCCGGTAGAAGATCTTGCCAAACAAAT CAAATCCATCAAAAAGCAGCTTGATGAGTTTGAAGCAGTATGCAAATGA